Proteins co-encoded in one Pseudoliparis swirei isolate HS2019 ecotype Mariana Trench chromosome 7, NWPU_hadal_v1, whole genome shotgun sequence genomic window:
- the LOC130196663 gene encoding pikachurin isoform X1, whose amino-acid sequence MASTYQERSILYLLLFAICTASVCFCSRRSNARRSDRLSPPLDIQLETVNCTAFSVRWKMPRRHVSTITGYKVFYTEMRNGHSMGTESLMEVPLSLDMLTTGQFDGRASFEVDIVNRRVNTKYRVTVGAYGRAGEGRPSMPRDIGTASHDMCMPPSPPTQPVVMAVSDTELALSWQQGETEGSAPVLHFLVAYIRPEMDTEWTHIREPIGTNSMVLKGLLPETEYQFVVRAANVHGASPPSHINSPVRTLGASEVGSGDYGRYFTDSGIKDEDGFDVDDSDYDIFIEELKPFPGINQDNRKSQLRSRPDPPSGRNVVYRMNTIAPPNVTAPPASSTTSLIFPDFTDLIYSTTSEPSTTIDTTTTAPLTTTSVPLPTMSPWRGEVPRVYDLTCDDTVCPPDSFCLSDYDGGGSRCHCNLGRRGDTCSEVVPVNFPRFFGYSHLTFEPLKNSFQTFQISFEFKADSEDGLLLYCGENEHGRGDFTSLALVRGKLHYRFNCGTGAAQIASESRVVVGQWHMVTVFRDGMSGWLRMDNDTPISGRSQGQYTKITFRSPLYVGGSPSAYWLVRATGTNRGFLGCIQSLAINNKATDIRPWPLGRALSGADIGECSDSVCDLVSCANGGVCFANRADGFICLCPLGFSGALCAETFSLSSPLFNETAFSYAVIPWPQSSQSYLSFMEFELTFRPSMPDGTLLYSDDAGSRDFLAINLVDGYVEFRFDCGSGGATIRSEEKIILDAWHELRVSRTAKSGILQVDSQRAIEGIAEGAFTQINCSSPLHIGGVPEYDKTKRTAGVIKPFTGIIQKLILNDRTIPITTGSAGGVNVANSAHPCVEGPCANGGTCRPKWDSYDCDCPLGYDGRHCQKECGNYCLNTVTESIEIPQFIGRSYLTYDNRDILKRASGSRTNLFMRFRSTAKDGLLLWRGDSPMRPNSDFLSIGLQEGALIFSYNLGSGTTDIAVNGTFTDGKWHRVKAVRDGPSGKLTVDDYGAKTGRSPGKMRQLNINGPLYVGGMKEIALHTNRQYRGGLVGCVSHFTLSTDYHLALVEDAADGKNINTCSN is encoded by the exons ATGGCATCTACATATCAAGAAAGGAGTATTTTATACTTACTTCTCTTTGCAATATGCACAGCCAGCGTTTGCTTTTGTTCAAGAAGATCAAATGCTCGGAGATCTg ATCGCCTGAGTCCTCCGCTAGACATCCAGCTGGAGACCGTCAACTGCACCGCCTTTAGTGTACGATGGAAGATGCCCCGGAGACATGTTAGCACCATCACTGGATACAAG GTCTTCTACACCGAGATGAGGAATGGCCATTCAATGGGGACAGAGTCTTTAATGGAGGTGCCTCTCAGCTTGGACATGCTGACCACT GGGCAATTTGATGGACGAGCAAGCTTT GAAGTGGACATTGTTAACCGTCGAGTGAACACTAAGTACAGAGTCACTGTCGGGGCGTACGGTCGGGCCGGGGAGGGGAGACCCAGCATGCCCCGAGACATCGGCACTGCATCACATG ACATGTGCATGCCCCCATCGCCCCCCACTCAGCCTGTTGTCATGGCGGTATCTGACACAGAACTGGCGTTGTCATGGCAGCAAGGAGAGACCGAAGGAAGTGCACCTGTCCTTCACTTCCTGGTGGCTTACATCAG gCCAGAAATGGACACGGAGTGGACGCACATCCGTGAGCCCATCGGGACGAACTCCATGGTTTTGAAGGGATTGTTACCGGAAACCGAGTACCAGTTTGTTGTCAGGGCAGCCAACGTGCACGGAGCCAGCCCACCCAGCCACATCAACAGCCCCGTGCGCACGCTCG GTGCATCGGAAGTTGGCAGCGGTGACTACGGCCGCTACTTCACAGATTCAGGGATCAAAGACGAAGACGGCTTCGACGTTGATGACTCCGATTATGATATCTTTATTGAGGAG tTGAAGCCATTCCCAGGTATTAATCAGGACAACAGGAAGTCGCAGCTCCGTTCACGCCCTGATCCGCCGTCTGGTCGCAACGTTGTTTACCGAATGAACACCATCGCTCCTCCCAACGTTACTgcgcctccagcttcctccacCACCTCGCTCATCTTCCCGGATTTCACAGATCTGATTTACTCAACCACCTCAGAGCCCAGCACCACTATTGACACCACAACGACTGCCCCGCTGACCACTACCAG TGTCCCTTTGCCCACCATGTCCCCCTGGAGAGGCGAGGTGCCTCGCGTGTACGACCTGACCTGCGACGATACCGTGTGCCCCCCCGACAGCTTCTGTCTCAGCGATTACGACGGCGGAGGCTCACGCTGCCACTGTAACCTCGGGCGAAGAGGGGACACTTGCTCTGAGG TGGTACCTGTGAACTTTCCGAGGTTCTTCGGCTACTCTCACCTGACCTTTGAACCCTTGAAAAACTCTTTCCAGACCTTTCAGATCTCTTTCGAGTTCAAG GCGGACTCTGAGGACGGCTTGTTGCTGTACTGTGGAGAGAACGAACATGGCCGCGGAGACTTTACCTCTTTGGCTCTGGTGCGAGGCAAGCTTCACTACAG GTTTAACTGTGGCACAGGAGCCGCTCAGATAGCCAGTGAGAGTCGCGTTGTCGTCGGTCAGTGGCACATGGTCACCGTCTTCAGGGACGGCATGAGCGGCTGGCTGCGTATGGACAACGACACGCCCATATCTGGCCGCTCGCAG GGCCAGTACACCAAGATCACTTTCCGCTCGCCGCTGTATGTGGGTGGATCCCCGAGTGCTTATTGGCTGGTCAGGGCGACGGGGACGAATCGGGGCTTTCTTGGCTGCATTCAAAGTCTGGCTATCAACAACAAAGCTACTGACATCCGACCTTGGCCCCTGGGCAGAGCTCTGAGTGGAGCAGACATCG GTGAGTGCAGCGACAGCGTGTGTGACCTGGTCAGCTGCGCCAACGGCGGCGTCTGCTTTGCAAACCGCGCCGACGGCTTCATCTGCCTGTGCCCGCTCGGCTTCAGCGGAGCACTTTGTGCAGAGA CTTTctcactctcctcccctctcttcaaTGAGACTGCCTTTTCGTACGCCGTCATCCCCTGGCCTCAGTCCTCTCAGAGTTATCTGTCCTTCATGGAGTTCGAGCTGACGTTTCGGCCGTCGATGCCCGACGGGACGCTGCTGTACAGCGACGACGCCGGCAGCAGAGACTTCCTGGCTATCAACCTCGTGGACGGATATGTGGAGTTCAGATTTGACTGCGGCTCTGGAGGAGCGACAATAAG GAGTGAAGAGAAGATCATACTGGACGCCTGGCATGAGCTGAGGGTGTCCCGCACAGCAAAGAGTGGGATCCTCCAGGTGGATAGTCAGAGGGCGATAGAAGGAATCGCTGAG GGAGCTTTCACTCAGATCAACTGCAGCTCACCTCTTCATATTGGAGGAGTACCAGAATATGATAAAACCAAGAGGACAGCAGGTGTGATAAAGCCCTTCACAGGAATTATTCAGAAG ctgatactcaacgaccgcacCATCCCCATCACAACTGGCTCTGCTGGTGGAGTTAACGTGGCTAATTCAGCTCACCCATGTGTGGAAGGTCCCTGTGCCAACGGGGGGACCTGCAGGCCAAAGTGGGACAGCTATGATTGTGACTGCCCCCTCGGGTATGATGGGAGGCACTGCCAGAAAG AGTGTGGAAATTACTGTTTGAACA CTGTGACTGAATCCATTGAGATCCCGCAGTTCATTGGCAGAAGTTACCTGACATATGACAACAGAGACATCCTGAAAAG GGCGTCTGGGTCCAGGACCAATCTGTTCATGCGTTTTAGGAGCACAGCCAAGGACGGCCTGTTGCTATGGCGAGGAGACAGTCCAATGAGACCCAACAGTGACTTCCTGTCGATTGGGCTTCAGGAGGGTGCACTAATCTTCAG TTATAACCTGGGCAGCGGCACGACTGACATCGCCGTCAACGGGACTTTCACCGACGGAAAGTGGCACAGAGTCAAAGCTGTGAG GGATGGACCGTCAGGGAAGCTGACAGTGGATGACTACGGAGCAAAAACCGGCAGGTCCCCTGGAAAGATGAGACAACTCAACATCAACGGACCCTTATATGTTG GCGGCATGAAGGAGATCGCTcttcacacaaacagacagtaCAGGGGAGGCCTGGTGGGCTGCGTGTCCCACTTCACCCTCTCCACTGATTACCACTTAGCGCTGGTGGAGGACGCTGCCGACGGCAAGAACATCAACACCTGCTCCAACTAG
- the LOC130196663 gene encoding pikachurin isoform X2 — MASTYQERSILYLLLFAICTASVCFCSRRSNARRSDRLSPPLDIQLETVNCTAFSVRWKMPRRHVSTITGYKVFYTEMRNGHSMGTESLMEVPLSLDMLTTGQFDGRASFEVDIVNRRVNTKYRVTVGAYGRAGEGRPSMPRDIGTASHDMCMPPSPPTQPVVMAVSDTELALSWQQGETEGSAPVLHFLVAYIRPEMDTEWTHIREPIGTNSMVLKGLLPETEYQFVVRAANVHGASPPSHINSPVRTLGASEVGSGDYGRYFTDSGIKDEDGFDVDDSDYDIFIEELKPFPGINQDNRKSQLRSRPDPPSGRNVVYRMNTIAPPNVTAPPASSTTSLIFPDFTDLIYSTTSEPSTTIDTTTTAPLTTTSVPLPTMSPWRGEVPRVYDLTCDDTVCPPDSFCLSDYDGGGSRCHCNLGRRGDTCSEVVPVNFPRFFGYSHLTFEPLKNSFQTFQISFEFKADSEDGLLLYCGENEHGRGDFTSLALVRGKLHYRFNCGTGAAQIASESRVVVGQWHMVTVFRDGMSGWLRMDNDTPISGRSQGQYTKITFRSPLYVGGSPSAYWLVRATGTNRGFLGCIQSLAINNKATDIRPWPLGRALSGADIGECSDSVCDLVSCANGGVCFANRADGFICLCPLGFSGALCAETFSLSSPLFNETAFSYAVIPWPQSSQSYLSFMEFELTFRPSMPDGTLLYSDDAGSRDFLAINLVDGYVEFRFDCGSGGATIRSEEKIILDAWHELRVSRTAKSGILQVDSQRAIEGIAEGAFTQINCSSPLHIGGVPEYDKTKRTAGVIKPFTGIIQKLILNDRTIPITTGSAGGVNVANSAHPCVEGPCANGGTCRPKWDSYDCDCPLGYDGRHCQKAVTESIEIPQFIGRSYLTYDNRDILKRASGSRTNLFMRFRSTAKDGLLLWRGDSPMRPNSDFLSIGLQEGALIFSYNLGSGTTDIAVNGTFTDGKWHRVKAVRDGPSGKLTVDDYGAKTGRSPGKMRQLNINGPLYVGGMKEIALHTNRQYRGGLVGCVSHFTLSTDYHLALVEDAADGKNINTCSN; from the exons ATGGCATCTACATATCAAGAAAGGAGTATTTTATACTTACTTCTCTTTGCAATATGCACAGCCAGCGTTTGCTTTTGTTCAAGAAGATCAAATGCTCGGAGATCTg ATCGCCTGAGTCCTCCGCTAGACATCCAGCTGGAGACCGTCAACTGCACCGCCTTTAGTGTACGATGGAAGATGCCCCGGAGACATGTTAGCACCATCACTGGATACAAG GTCTTCTACACCGAGATGAGGAATGGCCATTCAATGGGGACAGAGTCTTTAATGGAGGTGCCTCTCAGCTTGGACATGCTGACCACT GGGCAATTTGATGGACGAGCAAGCTTT GAAGTGGACATTGTTAACCGTCGAGTGAACACTAAGTACAGAGTCACTGTCGGGGCGTACGGTCGGGCCGGGGAGGGGAGACCCAGCATGCCCCGAGACATCGGCACTGCATCACATG ACATGTGCATGCCCCCATCGCCCCCCACTCAGCCTGTTGTCATGGCGGTATCTGACACAGAACTGGCGTTGTCATGGCAGCAAGGAGAGACCGAAGGAAGTGCACCTGTCCTTCACTTCCTGGTGGCTTACATCAG gCCAGAAATGGACACGGAGTGGACGCACATCCGTGAGCCCATCGGGACGAACTCCATGGTTTTGAAGGGATTGTTACCGGAAACCGAGTACCAGTTTGTTGTCAGGGCAGCCAACGTGCACGGAGCCAGCCCACCCAGCCACATCAACAGCCCCGTGCGCACGCTCG GTGCATCGGAAGTTGGCAGCGGTGACTACGGCCGCTACTTCACAGATTCAGGGATCAAAGACGAAGACGGCTTCGACGTTGATGACTCCGATTATGATATCTTTATTGAGGAG tTGAAGCCATTCCCAGGTATTAATCAGGACAACAGGAAGTCGCAGCTCCGTTCACGCCCTGATCCGCCGTCTGGTCGCAACGTTGTTTACCGAATGAACACCATCGCTCCTCCCAACGTTACTgcgcctccagcttcctccacCACCTCGCTCATCTTCCCGGATTTCACAGATCTGATTTACTCAACCACCTCAGAGCCCAGCACCACTATTGACACCACAACGACTGCCCCGCTGACCACTACCAG TGTCCCTTTGCCCACCATGTCCCCCTGGAGAGGCGAGGTGCCTCGCGTGTACGACCTGACCTGCGACGATACCGTGTGCCCCCCCGACAGCTTCTGTCTCAGCGATTACGACGGCGGAGGCTCACGCTGCCACTGTAACCTCGGGCGAAGAGGGGACACTTGCTCTGAGG TGGTACCTGTGAACTTTCCGAGGTTCTTCGGCTACTCTCACCTGACCTTTGAACCCTTGAAAAACTCTTTCCAGACCTTTCAGATCTCTTTCGAGTTCAAG GCGGACTCTGAGGACGGCTTGTTGCTGTACTGTGGAGAGAACGAACATGGCCGCGGAGACTTTACCTCTTTGGCTCTGGTGCGAGGCAAGCTTCACTACAG GTTTAACTGTGGCACAGGAGCCGCTCAGATAGCCAGTGAGAGTCGCGTTGTCGTCGGTCAGTGGCACATGGTCACCGTCTTCAGGGACGGCATGAGCGGCTGGCTGCGTATGGACAACGACACGCCCATATCTGGCCGCTCGCAG GGCCAGTACACCAAGATCACTTTCCGCTCGCCGCTGTATGTGGGTGGATCCCCGAGTGCTTATTGGCTGGTCAGGGCGACGGGGACGAATCGGGGCTTTCTTGGCTGCATTCAAAGTCTGGCTATCAACAACAAAGCTACTGACATCCGACCTTGGCCCCTGGGCAGAGCTCTGAGTGGAGCAGACATCG GTGAGTGCAGCGACAGCGTGTGTGACCTGGTCAGCTGCGCCAACGGCGGCGTCTGCTTTGCAAACCGCGCCGACGGCTTCATCTGCCTGTGCCCGCTCGGCTTCAGCGGAGCACTTTGTGCAGAGA CTTTctcactctcctcccctctcttcaaTGAGACTGCCTTTTCGTACGCCGTCATCCCCTGGCCTCAGTCCTCTCAGAGTTATCTGTCCTTCATGGAGTTCGAGCTGACGTTTCGGCCGTCGATGCCCGACGGGACGCTGCTGTACAGCGACGACGCCGGCAGCAGAGACTTCCTGGCTATCAACCTCGTGGACGGATATGTGGAGTTCAGATTTGACTGCGGCTCTGGAGGAGCGACAATAAG GAGTGAAGAGAAGATCATACTGGACGCCTGGCATGAGCTGAGGGTGTCCCGCACAGCAAAGAGTGGGATCCTCCAGGTGGATAGTCAGAGGGCGATAGAAGGAATCGCTGAG GGAGCTTTCACTCAGATCAACTGCAGCTCACCTCTTCATATTGGAGGAGTACCAGAATATGATAAAACCAAGAGGACAGCAGGTGTGATAAAGCCCTTCACAGGAATTATTCAGAAG ctgatactcaacgaccgcacCATCCCCATCACAACTGGCTCTGCTGGTGGAGTTAACGTGGCTAATTCAGCTCACCCATGTGTGGAAGGTCCCTGTGCCAACGGGGGGACCTGCAGGCCAAAGTGGGACAGCTATGATTGTGACTGCCCCCTCGGGTATGATGGGAGGCACTGCCAGAAAG CTGTGACTGAATCCATTGAGATCCCGCAGTTCATTGGCAGAAGTTACCTGACATATGACAACAGAGACATCCTGAAAAG GGCGTCTGGGTCCAGGACCAATCTGTTCATGCGTTTTAGGAGCACAGCCAAGGACGGCCTGTTGCTATGGCGAGGAGACAGTCCAATGAGACCCAACAGTGACTTCCTGTCGATTGGGCTTCAGGAGGGTGCACTAATCTTCAG TTATAACCTGGGCAGCGGCACGACTGACATCGCCGTCAACGGGACTTTCACCGACGGAAAGTGGCACAGAGTCAAAGCTGTGAG GGATGGACCGTCAGGGAAGCTGACAGTGGATGACTACGGAGCAAAAACCGGCAGGTCCCCTGGAAAGATGAGACAACTCAACATCAACGGACCCTTATATGTTG GCGGCATGAAGGAGATCGCTcttcacacaaacagacagtaCAGGGGAGGCCTGGTGGGCTGCGTGTCCCACTTCACCCTCTCCACTGATTACCACTTAGCGCTGGTGGAGGACGCTGCCGACGGCAAGAACATCAACACCTGCTCCAACTAG
- the LOC130196663 gene encoding pikachurin isoform X3 yields MPRDIGTASHDMCMPPSPPTQPVVMAVSDTELALSWQQGETEGSAPVLHFLVAYIRPEMDTEWTHIREPIGTNSMVLKGLLPETEYQFVVRAANVHGASPPSHINSPVRTLGASEVGSGDYGRYFTDSGIKDEDGFDVDDSDYDIFIEELKPFPGINQDNRKSQLRSRPDPPSGRNVVYRMNTIAPPNVTAPPASSTTSLIFPDFTDLIYSTTSEPSTTIDTTTTAPLTTTSVPLPTMSPWRGEVPRVYDLTCDDTVCPPDSFCLSDYDGGGSRCHCNLGRRGDTCSEVVPVNFPRFFGYSHLTFEPLKNSFQTFQISFEFKADSEDGLLLYCGENEHGRGDFTSLALVRGKLHYRFNCGTGAAQIASESRVVVGQWHMVTVFRDGMSGWLRMDNDTPISGRSQGQYTKITFRSPLYVGGSPSAYWLVRATGTNRGFLGCIQSLAINNKATDIRPWPLGRALSGADIGECSDSVCDLVSCANGGVCFANRADGFICLCPLGFSGALCAETFSLSSPLFNETAFSYAVIPWPQSSQSYLSFMEFELTFRPSMPDGTLLYSDDAGSRDFLAINLVDGYVEFRFDCGSGGATIRSEEKIILDAWHELRVSRTAKSGILQVDSQRAIEGIAEGAFTQINCSSPLHIGGVPEYDKTKRTAGVIKPFTGIIQKLILNDRTIPITTGSAGGVNVANSAHPCVEGPCANGGTCRPKWDSYDCDCPLGYDGRHCQKECGNYCLNTVTESIEIPQFIGRSYLTYDNRDILKRASGSRTNLFMRFRSTAKDGLLLWRGDSPMRPNSDFLSIGLQEGALIFSYNLGSGTTDIAVNGTFTDGKWHRVKAVRDGPSGKLTVDDYGAKTGRSPGKMRQLNINGPLYVGGMKEIALHTNRQYRGGLVGCVSHFTLSTDYHLALVEDAADGKNINTCSN; encoded by the exons ATGCCCCGAGACATCGGCACTGCATCACATG ACATGTGCATGCCCCCATCGCCCCCCACTCAGCCTGTTGTCATGGCGGTATCTGACACAGAACTGGCGTTGTCATGGCAGCAAGGAGAGACCGAAGGAAGTGCACCTGTCCTTCACTTCCTGGTGGCTTACATCAG gCCAGAAATGGACACGGAGTGGACGCACATCCGTGAGCCCATCGGGACGAACTCCATGGTTTTGAAGGGATTGTTACCGGAAACCGAGTACCAGTTTGTTGTCAGGGCAGCCAACGTGCACGGAGCCAGCCCACCCAGCCACATCAACAGCCCCGTGCGCACGCTCG GTGCATCGGAAGTTGGCAGCGGTGACTACGGCCGCTACTTCACAGATTCAGGGATCAAAGACGAAGACGGCTTCGACGTTGATGACTCCGATTATGATATCTTTATTGAGGAG tTGAAGCCATTCCCAGGTATTAATCAGGACAACAGGAAGTCGCAGCTCCGTTCACGCCCTGATCCGCCGTCTGGTCGCAACGTTGTTTACCGAATGAACACCATCGCTCCTCCCAACGTTACTgcgcctccagcttcctccacCACCTCGCTCATCTTCCCGGATTTCACAGATCTGATTTACTCAACCACCTCAGAGCCCAGCACCACTATTGACACCACAACGACTGCCCCGCTGACCACTACCAG TGTCCCTTTGCCCACCATGTCCCCCTGGAGAGGCGAGGTGCCTCGCGTGTACGACCTGACCTGCGACGATACCGTGTGCCCCCCCGACAGCTTCTGTCTCAGCGATTACGACGGCGGAGGCTCACGCTGCCACTGTAACCTCGGGCGAAGAGGGGACACTTGCTCTGAGG TGGTACCTGTGAACTTTCCGAGGTTCTTCGGCTACTCTCACCTGACCTTTGAACCCTTGAAAAACTCTTTCCAGACCTTTCAGATCTCTTTCGAGTTCAAG GCGGACTCTGAGGACGGCTTGTTGCTGTACTGTGGAGAGAACGAACATGGCCGCGGAGACTTTACCTCTTTGGCTCTGGTGCGAGGCAAGCTTCACTACAG GTTTAACTGTGGCACAGGAGCCGCTCAGATAGCCAGTGAGAGTCGCGTTGTCGTCGGTCAGTGGCACATGGTCACCGTCTTCAGGGACGGCATGAGCGGCTGGCTGCGTATGGACAACGACACGCCCATATCTGGCCGCTCGCAG GGCCAGTACACCAAGATCACTTTCCGCTCGCCGCTGTATGTGGGTGGATCCCCGAGTGCTTATTGGCTGGTCAGGGCGACGGGGACGAATCGGGGCTTTCTTGGCTGCATTCAAAGTCTGGCTATCAACAACAAAGCTACTGACATCCGACCTTGGCCCCTGGGCAGAGCTCTGAGTGGAGCAGACATCG GTGAGTGCAGCGACAGCGTGTGTGACCTGGTCAGCTGCGCCAACGGCGGCGTCTGCTTTGCAAACCGCGCCGACGGCTTCATCTGCCTGTGCCCGCTCGGCTTCAGCGGAGCACTTTGTGCAGAGA CTTTctcactctcctcccctctcttcaaTGAGACTGCCTTTTCGTACGCCGTCATCCCCTGGCCTCAGTCCTCTCAGAGTTATCTGTCCTTCATGGAGTTCGAGCTGACGTTTCGGCCGTCGATGCCCGACGGGACGCTGCTGTACAGCGACGACGCCGGCAGCAGAGACTTCCTGGCTATCAACCTCGTGGACGGATATGTGGAGTTCAGATTTGACTGCGGCTCTGGAGGAGCGACAATAAG GAGTGAAGAGAAGATCATACTGGACGCCTGGCATGAGCTGAGGGTGTCCCGCACAGCAAAGAGTGGGATCCTCCAGGTGGATAGTCAGAGGGCGATAGAAGGAATCGCTGAG GGAGCTTTCACTCAGATCAACTGCAGCTCACCTCTTCATATTGGAGGAGTACCAGAATATGATAAAACCAAGAGGACAGCAGGTGTGATAAAGCCCTTCACAGGAATTATTCAGAAG ctgatactcaacgaccgcacCATCCCCATCACAACTGGCTCTGCTGGTGGAGTTAACGTGGCTAATTCAGCTCACCCATGTGTGGAAGGTCCCTGTGCCAACGGGGGGACCTGCAGGCCAAAGTGGGACAGCTATGATTGTGACTGCCCCCTCGGGTATGATGGGAGGCACTGCCAGAAAG AGTGTGGAAATTACTGTTTGAACA CTGTGACTGAATCCATTGAGATCCCGCAGTTCATTGGCAGAAGTTACCTGACATATGACAACAGAGACATCCTGAAAAG GGCGTCTGGGTCCAGGACCAATCTGTTCATGCGTTTTAGGAGCACAGCCAAGGACGGCCTGTTGCTATGGCGAGGAGACAGTCCAATGAGACCCAACAGTGACTTCCTGTCGATTGGGCTTCAGGAGGGTGCACTAATCTTCAG TTATAACCTGGGCAGCGGCACGACTGACATCGCCGTCAACGGGACTTTCACCGACGGAAAGTGGCACAGAGTCAAAGCTGTGAG GGATGGACCGTCAGGGAAGCTGACAGTGGATGACTACGGAGCAAAAACCGGCAGGTCCCCTGGAAAGATGAGACAACTCAACATCAACGGACCCTTATATGTTG GCGGCATGAAGGAGATCGCTcttcacacaaacagacagtaCAGGGGAGGCCTGGTGGGCTGCGTGTCCCACTTCACCCTCTCCACTGATTACCACTTAGCGCTGGTGGAGGACGCTGCCGACGGCAAGAACATCAACACCTGCTCCAACTAG